The following proteins come from a genomic window of Montipora foliosa isolate CH-2021 chromosome 2, ASM3666993v2, whole genome shotgun sequence:
- the LOC137991863 gene encoding uncharacterized protein, protein MYHRIRIPEADQHVHRFLWRNLQTDREPDVYVKRVLTFGDKLAPAMAQIALRKTVDEAREDFPEAAQVLKDNTYMDDICDSVCTEEEARELTKCIDNVLETGGFKVKGWLSNKANSNTDQEERKETAILQGVMKKRTGYAFQENDPEPGCSNLRSNWLCICISYQSQDRPTGAVGKGRRLGREITLRNSRKMDQPVSRNEESQWHKLREISDTALCSWPPCTLCFFSDASEDAFGSFAYARWQMSNGEYDARFIAAKSRVAPLKRLTIPRLELQGAVLASRLCKTIVDESRFQFEKVILFLDSKIVLAWIRSKAMRFKLFVSVRVGEIQTNTDPSQWKHIPGEMNVIDDISRGISVRNLVERWQHGPKLLRLPENEWPQDSSTNDQPKVEEECRKVHNVCVQIKVEHPINFQKFSSWRKLVRVTAYMLRLIWNLRAQRHNITHAEENDMRPKEGPLLPEDCHDNTQIVGSLPHLNITGRHANAKIVQLLAQLSLRLPSQYKKDGDNHSENYF, encoded by the exons ATGTATCACAGAATCCGCATACCAGAAGCGGACCAGCACGTACACAGGTTCCTGTGGAGAAACCTACAGACAGATCGCGAACCGGATGTCTATGTCAAGAGAGTACTTACCTTTGGAGACAAACTAGCCCCGGCGATGGCACAAATAGCACTAAGGAAGACAGTAGACGAAGCAAGAGAAGATTTCCCAGAAGCAGCACAAGTTCTCAAAGACAACACCTACATGGATGACATCTGTGATTCAGTCTGCACCGAGGAAGAAGCACGAGAACTAACGAAATGCATAGACAATGTACTCGAAACAGGAGGTTTTAAAGTCAAGGGCTGGCTTTCGAATAAAGCTAACTCTAACACCGATCAGGAAGAGAGAAAGGAAACAGCGATTTTGCAAGGAGTCATGAAGAAAAG AACCGGCTATGCTTTCCAAGAGAACGATCCTGAGCCAGGTTGCTCGAATCTACGATCCAATTGGCTTTGCATCTGCATTTCTTATCAGAGCCAAGATAGGCCTACAGGAGCTGTGGGAAAAGGGCGTCGGCTGGGACGAGAAATTACCCTCCGAAACTCAAGAAAAATGGACCAACCTGTTTCAAGAAATGAAGAGTCTCAATGGCACAAGCTTCGAGAGATTTCTGACACCGCCTTATGCAGTTGGCCGCCCTGTactctgtgttttttttctgatgCCTCTGAAGACGCATTCGGTTCCTTCGCATATGCACGATGGCAGATGTCGAATGGAGAGTACGACGCACGATTTATTGCAGCAAAATCAAGGGTTGCACCGCTGAAAAGATTGACCATACCTCGCCTGGAGCTTCAAGGTGCAGTCTTGGCCTCCCGACTGTGTAAGACCATTGTAGACGAATCCCGTTTCCAATTTGAGAAAGTTATCCTTTTCCTGGATAGCAAGATAGTTCTAGCATGGATCCGTAGCAAGGCTATGAGATTTAAACTATTTGTATCAGTCAGAGTTGGTGAGATCCAAACCAACACAGACCCTTCCCAGTGGAAACATATTCCTGGAGAGATGAATGTAATTGACGATATTTCTCGTGGCATATCAGTACGAAATTTGGTTGAGAGGTGGCAACATGGACCTAAGCTTCTTCGCTTGCCTGAAAATGAGTGGCCACAAGATTCGTCAACCAATGACCAACCCAAGGTTGAAGAAGAATGCCGCAAAGTTCACAACGTTTGCGTTCAGATCAAAGTAGAACATCCTATCAATTTCCAAAAGTTCTCAAGCTGGAGAAAGCTAGTCAGAGTTACCGCTTACATGCTAAGGCTAATTTGGAACCTGCGAGCACAACGCCACAACATAACACACGCAGAGGAAAATGATATGAGACCTAAAGAGGGTCCTTTATTGCCCGAAGA TTGCCATGACAATACACAAATAGTGGGATCACTACCACACTTGAATATAACTGGTCGCCATGCCAATGCAAAAATAGTGCAACTGCTAGCACAGCTAAGTTTACGGTTGCCATCACAATACAAAAAGGACGGGGACAACCATAGTGAGAACTATTTCTAG